From Pontibacter actiniarum, a single genomic window includes:
- a CDS encoding response regulator transcription factor produces MSKAKEKMKVLVVDDEPSILMPLEFLMRKNGYQVFIARNGTEAIESVNKELPEVVVLDIMMPDVDGYEVCRHIRGKEEMNGAKVIFLSAKTKDADIKKGYAVGADLYIPKPFSTRFLMEKIKDLTAS; encoded by the coding sequence ATGAGTAAGGCGAAAGAGAAGATGAAGGTGTTGGTCGTGGATGATGAGCCTAGTATCCTGATGCCGCTGGAGTTCCTGATGCGGAAGAACGGGTATCAGGTGTTTATCGCCCGCAACGGCACAGAGGCCATCGAAAGCGTAAACAAAGAGTTGCCGGAGGTGGTGGTGCTGGACATTATGATGCCCGACGTGGACGGCTACGAAGTATGCCGCCACATCCGGGGGAAAGAGGAAATGAACGGGGCAAAGGTTATTTTCCTGAGCGCCAAAACCAAGGATGCTGACATTAAAAAAGGCTATGCCGTGGGGGCGGACCTCTACATCCCGAAGCCCTTCTCCACGCGCTTCCTGATGGAGAAGATCAAAGACCTGACAGCGAGTTGA
- the acs gene encoding acetate--CoA ligase gives MTNYQVSTYDEYQDAYKRSTEDPEGFWADVADTFTWRKKWDKVLEWNFEEPSVKWFQGGKMNITENCLDRHLKTRGNKLALIWEPNDPKERFVRLTYRELHEKVCQFANVLKKNGAKKGDRICIYMPMVPELAIAVLACARIGAIHSVVFAGFSASAMADRINDAQCSMVLTSDGLNRGAKQIPVKRVVDEALEDCTSVKKVIVVERLGWAVNMVEGRDVWYHDEVQTVGKDCPAEEMDAEDMLFILYTSGSTGKPKGVVHTCGGYMVYAQYSFCNVFQYQESDVYWCTADIGWITGHTYLVYGPLLAGATTLMFEGVPTYPDMGRFWQVVDKFGVTIFYTAPTAIRALMGGDLDNVLSYSLDSLRVLGSVGEPINEEAWHWYHIHVGKEDCPVVDTWWQTETGGIMISTLADVTPMKPSHAGLPLPGIQPILVDSDGNEITENGVEGYLCVKFPWPSMIRTTYGDHERARLSYFSTYKGLYFTGDGAKRDENGLYRIIGRVDDVINVSGHRFGTAEIEEAINHNEHVIESAVVGYPHDVKGQGIYAFVILKDKPERDDWLRAEIIETVVEKIGKIAKPDKIQIVSGLPKTRSGKIMRRILRKVAEGDTSNLGDTSTLLDPEVVEEIKNGAL, from the coding sequence ATGACAAATTATCAAGTAAGCACCTACGACGAGTACCAGGACGCCTACAAGCGCAGCACAGAGGACCCCGAAGGGTTCTGGGCCGATGTTGCCGACACCTTTACCTGGCGCAAGAAGTGGGACAAGGTACTGGAGTGGAATTTTGAGGAGCCAAGCGTAAAGTGGTTCCAGGGCGGGAAGATGAACATCACCGAAAACTGCCTGGACCGCCACCTGAAAACGCGCGGCAATAAACTGGCCCTGATCTGGGAGCCCAACGACCCGAAGGAGCGCTTTGTCAGGCTAACATACCGTGAACTGCACGAAAAGGTGTGCCAGTTCGCCAACGTGCTCAAGAAGAACGGGGCGAAGAAGGGCGACCGCATCTGTATCTATATGCCGATGGTGCCGGAGCTGGCGATTGCCGTGCTGGCCTGTGCCCGTATTGGCGCCATCCACTCGGTGGTGTTTGCCGGTTTCTCCGCGTCGGCCATGGCCGACCGCATCAACGACGCGCAGTGCAGCATGGTGCTGACCTCGGACGGCCTGAACCGTGGAGCGAAGCAGATCCCGGTAAAGCGTGTGGTGGATGAGGCCCTGGAGGACTGTACCTCCGTTAAAAAAGTAATTGTAGTGGAGCGCCTGGGCTGGGCCGTGAACATGGTGGAAGGCCGCGATGTGTGGTACCACGATGAAGTGCAGACTGTCGGGAAAGACTGCCCTGCCGAGGAAATGGATGCTGAGGACATGCTGTTTATACTTTACACGTCCGGGTCTACGGGCAAGCCAAAAGGCGTTGTGCACACCTGCGGCGGCTACATGGTGTACGCGCAGTACAGTTTCTGCAACGTGTTCCAGTACCAGGAGAGCGATGTATACTGGTGCACCGCCGACATCGGCTGGATTACCGGCCACACCTACCTGGTGTACGGCCCGCTGCTGGCTGGTGCCACAACGCTGATGTTCGAAGGCGTACCAACTTACCCGGACATGGGCCGTTTCTGGCAGGTGGTGGATAAGTTTGGCGTTACCATCTTCTATACCGCGCCAACAGCCATCCGTGCGCTGATGGGCGGAGACCTGGACAACGTGCTGTCCTATAGCCTGGACTCGCTGCGGGTGCTGGGCTCCGTAGGCGAGCCGATCAACGAAGAGGCCTGGCATTGGTACCACATCCACGTGGGCAAGGAGGATTGCCCGGTGGTAGACACCTGGTGGCAAACCGAAACAGGCGGTATTATGATTTCCACCCTGGCCGATGTCACCCCGATGAAGCCGAGCCACGCCGGCCTGCCTTTGCCGGGTATCCAGCCGATACTGGTGGACAGCGATGGGAACGAGATCACTGAGAACGGTGTGGAGGGCTACCTGTGCGTGAAGTTCCCGTGGCCAAGTATGATCCGGACCACGTACGGCGACCATGAACGCGCCCGCCTGAGCTATTTCTCTACTTACAAAGGCCTGTACTTTACCGGTGACGGTGCCAAGCGTGATGAGAACGGCCTGTACCGTATCATCGGCCGCGTGGATGATGTAATCAACGTATCCGGCCACCGCTTTGGCACAGCCGAGATTGAGGAGGCCATCAACCATAACGAGCACGTGATTGAGTCTGCCGTGGTGGGCTATCCGCACGATGTGAAAGGGCAGGGGATCTACGCGTTTGTGATCCTGAAGGATAAACCTGAGCGCGACGACTGGTTGCGCGCCGAGATCATCGAAACCGTGGTGGAGAAGATCGGGAAGATTGCCAAGCCGGACAAGATTCAGATTGTAAGCGGCCTGCCAAAAACCCGCTCCGGCAAAATCATGCGCCGCATCCTGCGCAAAGTTGCCGAAGGAGACACCTCCAACCTGGGCGACACCTCAACGCTCCTTGATCCGGAGGTAGTAGAGGAAATCAAGAACGGTGCACTGTAA